From the genome of Lutzomyia longipalpis isolate SR_M1_2022 chromosome 2, ASM2433408v1, one region includes:
- the LOC129790450 gene encoding uncharacterized protein LOC129790450: MLGKLTTDNHIMNNKVCVLYFLFMFSSSIIRATLYDLLHFIERGNIGGDLFDNNERQEKNLTNYYFPNIKRNEWNKYSENLQKHTPFGKLLQQAPSIPLAVTAVKTNIHNINGYKYQNRNPPFIFIEKLTNNLKQNYDYKSPFSIRNKPTFKFFGQKFSSTAGLDVNIPFTNELIDKFKDHIKAIYPGTLWCGGGDLANGTSDLGFFASTDNCCKMHDMCPFYIKPRNQDYGLQNSGLFTRSHCDCDREFYYCLKKINTFVSNKIGYTYFNILGPQCFREEYPIISCAMSYRNRCYSYIVDDGNIKTWQWFDNKLY; the protein is encoded by the exons ATGTTGGGTAAATTGACAACCGACAATCATATAATGAACAATAAAGTTTGTGtgctgtattttttatttatgttttcttcCTCAATCATTCGAGCAACGCTCTATGACTTATTGCACTTCATTGAGAGGGGAAACATTGGTGGAGATCTTTTTGATAATAACGAAAgacaagagaaaaatttaacaaattattattttccaaatataAAACGCAATGAATGGAATAAATACTCCGAAAATCTGCAAAAACATACACCATTTGGTAAACTTTTACAACAG gCACCTTCAATTCCTTTGGCAGTAACGGCAGTAAAGACAAATATTCATAATATAAACGGGTACAAATATCAAAATCGCAATCCACCATTCATTTTTATAG AAAAACTGACCAACAATCTAAAGCAAAATTATGACTACAAAAGCCCATTCTCGATACGAAATAAACCTACTTTCAAATTCTTTGGCCAAAAGTTTTCCTCCACTGCTGGTCTTGATGTCAACATACCATTTACAAATGAATTGATTGATAAATTTAAGGATCACATTAAAGCAATTTATCCTG gaACACTTTGGTGTGGAGGAGGTGACTTAGCCAATGGAACATCTGATCTTGGATTCTTCGCTTCAACAGACAACTGCTGCAAAATGCACGATATGTGCCCATTTTACATTAAGCCCAGAAATCAAGATTATGGTTTACAAAATAGTGGTCTTTTCACGAGATCTCACTGTGATTGTGATCGAGAATTCTACTATtgcctcaaaaaaattaatacatttgtatcaaataaaattggctatacatattttaatattttaggaCCACAATGCTTTAGGGAGGAGTATCCCATAATTTCATGTGCTATGAGCTATCGAAATCGTTGCTATTCATACATCGTGGACGATGGCAATATTAAGACGTGGCAATGGTTCGATAATAAATTGTACTAA
- the LOC129790449 gene encoding lipid storage droplets surface-binding protein 2, with the protein MNQSEDHSINDSKASTSNGAPRNSEENCESSNEIQNNTIAVNDNQSLLPHLESFERMMKLPVVEAAWSQSQDVYGKVKSSNAMFNWAFNTAEDALRGAVHITAPFVQRFDRPIHIVDQTLMRGMDKLEVKAPIIKEPPQEIYNHAKTKIIERVQPHINKVCSLRSASQQKAASLKELSWAKANEVLATQYGSMAVSGVDTTATLAERLLDYYFPRAESDVEDDNSPISAKEDPVLHTVQTVGRLSNKIARRVYHTVSRQMKHLKKQDVHEYVASLIAVLRLTQYLNFINEKVTSIQSTASSSKSNSETQKVVANNKQ; encoded by the exons atgaatcaatcaGAAGATCACTCGATAAACGACTCAAAAGCATCAACTTCAAATGGTGCCCCAAGAAatagtgaagaaaattgcgaaagctccaatgaaatacaaaataacaCAATAGCTGTGAACGACAATCAGAGCCTTTTGCCGCATTTGGAATCTTTTGAGCGGATGATGAAACTTCCAGTCGTGGAAGCAGCATGGAGTCAAAGTCAAGATGTTtatggaaaagtgaaaa gtTCAAATGCAATGTTCAATTGGGCCTTCAACACCGCTGAAGATGCTCTTCGTGGTGCTGTACACATAACTGCTCCATTTGTACAAAGATTCGATCGACCAATTCATATTGTGGACCAAACACTTATGCGAGGAATGGACAAACTAGAGGTGAAGGCGCCCATCATTAAGGAACCTCCACAGGAAATTTACAATCATGCAAAAACAAAGATAATTGAACGCGTGCAACCGCATATAAACAAAGTTTGCTCACTGCGAAGTGCCAGTCAACAGAAAGCGGCATCCCTTAAGGAATTATCTTGGGCAAAGGCCAATGAAGTCCTTGCAACACAATACGGGAGTATGGCTGTTTCCGGAGTTGATACAACTGCAACTTTGGCTGAACGATTATTGGACTACTATTTCCCAAGGGCAGAAAGTGACGTTGAAGATGATAATT ctCCAATTTCCGCCAAAGAAGACCCAGTGTTGCACACCGTTCAAACAGTTGGACGcctttccaataaaattgccCGAAGAGTCTACCACACCGTGTCACGccaaatgaaacatttaaagaagCAGGACGTCCATGAATATGTTGCATCACTAATTGCCGTACTACGCTTAACACagtatttaaatttcattaatgaaAAGGTGACGTCCATTCAAAGTACCGCCAGTTCGAGCAAATCCAACAGTGAAACACAAAAAGTGGTCGCAAATAACAAACAATGA
- the LOC129790448 gene encoding gustatory receptor 68a-like, producing MDVFTALSAALFIQRIICVSPFCISRDGATYSKWYIFNGILQIVVAFVIYIMNFNELIERNLFTQSNLQFSRQSQLTSVVGVFEIGITCIVFIVVLVVMYVKKEKQVEFLELIHKTDLIFEETFKIYPNNNQKDRNIRNGSLLFFTIYHFILSIALQFITYSFELTFQSILIISLYNYQVSAARFSNLTFVFYTDLVRKRFKLLERYVHGVNLSTEQDYLLIVDIFTTLQKSHEILNDIFGLINLFTSTHDFTFIVSQLFIVIWIANQMEKTMVFLKFIVVIFWFAPNVAKLVVVSNISEATARSIKKCKNLLYKDKKVDKTTMDIVENFSLRMKHFDDNYTAINFFPIDNTLLYTMIGALTTYLFVFIQFRMFEENYTGTSNSIIS from the exons ATGGACGTATTCACGGCTCTGTCTGCAGCACTATTTATTCAAAGGATAATTTGTGTTTCTCCCTTTTGTATTAGTAGGGATGGTGCTACCTATTCAAAATGGTACATATTCAACGGAATACTGCAAATTGTTGTAGCCTTCGTGATTTATATAATGAACttcaatgaattaattgaaaggaATCTTTTTACGCAGAGTAATCTGCAATTTTCACGACAGAGTCAGTTAACAAGTGTCGTTGGGGTATTTGAAATTGGAATTACCTGCATTGTATTTATTGTTGTTTTAGTGGTGATGTatgtaaaaaaggaaaaacaagttgaatttttggaattaattcataaaacaGATTTAATCTTTGAGGaaacattcaaaatatatCCGAATAACAATCAAAAAGATAGAAATATTAGAAATGGTTCTCTtctatttttcacaatttatcacTTTATTCTATCAATTGCCCTACAATTCATTACATATAGCTTTGAATTGACTTTTCAGAGTATCCTTATTATTTCTCTGTACAACTACCAAGTATCCGCAGCgagattttctaatttaactTTTGTCTTTTACACGGATTTAGTGAGAAAACGCTTTAAATTGCTCGAACGGTATGTACATGGTGTAAATTTGTCAACGGAACAAGATTACCTACTTATTGTTGATATATTTACAACACTGCAAAAAagtcatgaaattttaaatgatatttttggtttgataaatttatttacctcAACGCATGATTTCACATTTATTGTTTCGCAgctttttattgtaatttggATTGCTAATCAAATGGAGAAAACAATggtttttctcaaatttatcGTTGTAATCTTCTGGTTTGCCCCGAATGTCGCGAAACTAGTTGTAGTGTCTAACATTAGTGAGGCTACAGCGAGAAGTATTAAGAAATGCAAGAATTTATTgtataaagataaaaaagttGATAAGACCACAATGGACattgttgagaatttttcattgagaatgaAGCACTTTGATGACAACTACACagctattaattttttccccatTGATAATACACTCTTATATACG atGATTGGAGCTCTTACAACTTATTTGTTtgtatttattcaatttagaatGTTTGAAGAGAATTACACCGGAACTAGTAATTCCATTATAagttag
- the LOC129791271 gene encoding microsomal glutathione S-transferase 1-like yields MLLMSVLTGTFRVKNAAFVNPEDLPKQEMEMKSDPQVERVRRAHLNDMENILPFLTIGLLYVLTNPNKVIASNLYRVAATARIIHTVVYALYPIRQPARAICFFTCYLIEIYMAIMCIIRFW; encoded by the exons atgcttttaatgtCCGTTCTCACAGGAACCTTTCGTGTTAAAAATGCG GCTTTTGTTAATCCGGAAGATTTACCTAAGCAAGAAATGGAAATGAAGAGTGATCCACAGGTGGAGAGAGTTCGTCGTGCACATCTGAATgatatggaaaatattctacCTTTCCTTACCATTGGGCTCCTTTATGTACTAACAAATCCAAATAAAGTAATCGCCAGTAATTTATATCGAGTTGCAGCAACAGCTCGAATTATTCATACAGTTGTATACGCTCTCTACCCCATTCGTCAACCAGCTCGTGCTATTTGCTTCTTTACATGCTACTTGATTGAAATATATATGGCAATAATGTGCATTATTAGATTTTGGTGA